The genomic DNA taaGTATTGtggtataaaaaaaattttttttctgctaaaaatgaTTCATACATAATACAAATATGCTTACAAGAACTTTGTTTTCGCCATTGCCTAATACAGTGTATTAATCTGCACAGTTCAGTTTGGCACAATTTTCATCTCATAAACAGTTTGATTAACAGTTTAGACAGCTTTGATTTTCTGTGATAGTTTCAAAATCTGTTaatatgtttttaactttttagtCTAAGTAAGCATTTGTCTGCATTGTTCACAGGAAAAGGTTTTTGAGTATAACTTACAGCGTCCTTTGAGGTACAGCATCGATTGTGGGCCCCAGTTTCTCACTGCAGCTTTACTCTGCaagttacaaaaagaaaatgggTATTATTTTACCAGAAATGAACCCTCTCATAATATGCAATAGAGACATTTTTAACACACTGTTTACCTTTGGAGCACACCAGGTTTCAACTACAAGAAAAACCATGAAGATTGCACAGGCACAAACCACGAAAGTTCtagctttctgaaagaaaacaacaataaTTATAACTACTTCTGCTTTCCTGATGCAGTTAGCAAAATGGAGCAATGAATATGATGAATAGCTTCATGCATACATTATAATCTTCTTACCATTCTGTCACGTCTGCTGTCACTCCCTTGTATCATCCAAATTTCTGTCAAAAGATTTGGTGTGCTACTCTTTCACCCGTAAACTGCTCACGTAGCTGAAGAtcataaaatacagaaatctcAGTTCAGTTGGTCATGGTTCTTTCCACCCCTCTGTCTGACAGGCAACAATATATGCATGCACATTAGTTTGTGAGAATTAGATATAAAGTATTTACCTTCTTTTGTGATTAAAGCAAGAAAATTATGTGTCAGGCTCTTTTATACCAGGGTAGCTAATGACAGTTGGCCCCAGGAGATCTGGAAACAGCCTgtacccaaaagaaaaaaaaaccacaatacaAAAGTTGACTAAATGTCAAGCATTCTCAGTAGGTGGTGCATACATGTAATCTTCATCATCAGTCCTGTTTTCTACTATGACAAACAACTGACTATAAAGAGGTTAGAAAACCATTTCCTCTATATACAGAGTCTATTCCATGTGCATTTTTCTGTCACATACTTcttattttcagttgcttataaagTATATGGTGTCATAGCATTCATGGATATATAACAATGTTATTTTACGTTCATGTATTTTTCAATATATCCATTACAGCCATTATTTATGGTTTTATTGTTCCCTAGCTTATTGTATAAAAGTATATTCTTATTTCACTTTGGTGAAAGAAGGCATATTTGGTATGCCTGTTTCAGGCCTTTGATCACTTGATTGCAGTAGCAGTGACTGTATACATTTAATATTAATATAGTTGTAAGTGATTATTTTAATGGTGGTGTTCATTAGGAAGGTAATTTGCTCCCGTTAAAACTGCCCCCATTGATCACATACGGTTTGATACTGTTCTGTTAATTTTATGATTTCTAGATTTAATAACGGAGAGATGAAACAAAGAGTTAATTACTTTTCACTTTTACAGAACTCTCCAAAATTCAAGTGTATTTCtaccaaaaaagacagaaatgctgcatttttagACACAAGTATATGAAAATGAAGCTAAGGATTAAAGCAAACtattttgtgaaataaaattaaGTGACAAAGAGGTTATAgtaccttcaagattcctgcttTCCTATTTAATGTATTTAGAAGCACAGCCTTAAAGAATGAGATTGGAGTATGACTCTATATACACATTTTTCTCCAATTCTGCCATTGTTAAACACTATGTGTTGCCTATGCCTCCTTTACAAGAAGGCTGCTTCTTACTTTTTTGACCTTACGAAGGAGCTTACCTGTGGATGTAAGCTTCAGCTCCCTCTTTACAACTTTTTGCAGTGCCAGGGTGGTGCAAAGTGCCCTGTCTGAGAATCAGACGTATTTTTATTGTAAGATAAAAAAGATGGAATCTGACTCTGTGTTTCCTTTTTCACTCAAAAGTCCTTGTTGTAGTTAAATTGAATTTTGGAAAGGTCTGAAAGACTAAACAGAAGCCAGGTCAATTTTTGCTCTAATTTATACCTTGCACAACAGCATTGAAATAAACAGCTTTATACCTTGTGGAAACTGCCTGAGGATCTCAGAAACTGCAAGCAGTGGATCATAAACCAGTGACCTTATAGATTCACTGTGTATGTGACTGGATGGAGAAGGTAAGTGACATCTCAGTGTTCGTGGTATTTAGCCGTTTCCCTGCTCAGACATGGCTTTATTCATTCCAACTATGCTGCATCTTTTTTAGCCCGTATTGGATCCCATTATTCTCCACTTcaggacaaggagggagaggtgaGGCCAAACAGGTAGGCTCAGCGAATGGGTTTCCACTGCAGTTGCACGCAAAGAAGCGGCAGTCCAGTAGCCCCCATGCCTCTGCTGCACAGCTGGGTCAGTGGCTTGTGTTTCCATATAAACTCCTATAGACCAAGTCTTACTCCCATTTCTCCCCTGGCATACCTTTGTCACTTTAGAAGTGACTTGGCTCGAACTCAGAAAGCTACCCCAGAGTTTGTACCTAGCAGTCAGTGGAGTTCTTGACCCCTCTGCGTAGAATCTCTTGCGATCTGGAGTAGAGCTGTCTGTTCTGCTTTCCTGGACTTCCTCATCTGTACGCCAGGTCTGTAAAACACAGGCAAATGCATCCCTGTGCAGCAGAAATTGTGTTTAATTATAATGTCTTCTGGTGAGGCAGGGGAGCATTATTTTCAAGTCTGTATCAGTTCAAGACCTAAATGTGTCAACACGTATTACCAGTTTGAGAACGAAAGAATGTATTTTGATAAATTGCAGCCGATGTTATTTTTCTGTAGCAGTGATTACATGTAGTATACACCTTGCTTTTTAGGCTTTGTTTTAACTGAATGATTTTCTTTATTGTATATATTCAACTAGAGCTTCGGAGAGTTATTATTGACTGAGtgataaatgaaaaagtaattgtTCAACGACTCTAAAATAACTCACTGAAACTTTTCCGAGACAAATGAGTAGAATTTTACAGCTATTCATCACTCCATAAGAATGATTTCATCTGATTGCTTTAATGCCTTCACATCTCatttaagaattttaaagaatAAGTGGATTAAGGTGTTTTCCTTTGTAATTCCAGGTGCTACTTTAAGGATATGCATAGTATTGAACTTTAAGCTactcttatttttttaagcatttcgtATGGGCCTAACTCTCCAGTCCTTATGTAAGTCTCTCTTACACGAAACTTTTGCTGACTTAAGAGCACAAGAAGAGTTATTCTGAGGCAAACCAAAGCGATATCTAGCACAGCATTGTGTGACTTATAATGGCTAAATGCAGATATCTGGAGAAAACtgtgcaaggaaaaagaaaattgtggAGTGAGACTTCCTCTGCTCTCAAATCCTTTGCAGAGCACCAGAGTTACATCTAGAAAAGCGTGTTTACTAACGCCTGATGGAGTGTGTCTAATTGCGTTTTAATCCACTTATACTTGTGTTGCAACCTCTTGTGATGAGTTCTGCAACGTAGCATGTTGTGTGATAAATTATTTCCATTAGTTTGTTTCTAACTTGCCCTACTTAACTTTTCCATcataagaaatgaagaaaaattattcccTGTTCATCTTTTTTATCCCCATTTGTGATTTTGTAGACCCATGTCAAATTCTAATATGCCGTTTGCCTGTCTTCTGTCTAGGTGAAGACATGtattccatttcatttctccttttaatagaaGGTATTCCATACTTTTCCCTCTCTGTACCTGTTCTTGCTCCACTGTTTACGTTGCTAGAAGAGGTAACCAAACTGGCATAGTGTTTGGAAGATAAGTGCAGCAGAGATGATCACAGAGCCACAGAGAATTTTTCTGTCTCGTCCTCCATTCTTTTCCCAATCATTCCCAGTGTCCTATGAgaactcttcttaaaaaaaaaaaaaacggttgaAATGTGCGTATTAATATATTCTGAAAGACATCAATTGCCAAGCAAATGAAAAGCTTACATTTTAAGGAATACTACTAATTTGAGTAGGTAGGCCCTTGAAAGGATCTTGATTTTCAGAGGACAAACATACATCACACTGAGAAATACACTCCTTGGGGCTTTctcacatttctttttgaaagttaAGTCTATGTGCATATTACCAATGTAAGGGATCCcctcagctttaaaaaagaacaagcaagagaattgtttcattttgctttattttcagctttcaaacagagaaaaatactgaaatctgGAGATCTTAATTGCATAAAATTTGAGGTCTGTTTCTTAATACTTAACCGCCTCTGTTTTGTCCATAGCTTATAACCACAAATAATTAAAGGCAATTTGAAAATCaagcttttgatttttctcatgaGCCAAGCCCCTTGAGTCAtgagatttcttctgtttcttgtttgaACCGTATGCATTAGCTTGTGTTTTCTTCAGTTATTACGGACTTTGAGAGATGCTCCTTTGGAGGATTTGTCTATTTCACTCCATTTATGTGATTTATGTGGTGTATGTTGTTAGACAAAAAACACCCAGTGGTTTTAATGGTCGTTAGTTTTTTGCACAAATGCATATTGGGAAAACCTTCTAATTTACTGAGGATCAGATCGTGCACGTTGTGTTTAATGTGCTAAAGTTTATTCTTTATTTGAAGGGATAAGTTCCAGGTttcattttaatatgtttaaaGGGCATAGCTGAACAAAATTCAGTGCAAGAGATATAGGGTCCCACATATGAGTATATTGCTTCCTAGACTATTAAATATTGCACTTGTTGAGGAGGACAGAGGGATACCGCTCTCTGAAGAGGTTAGCTTAAGCTATCCATTTCCTTTACTGACAAGAGACCTGTGCTGCACTAATGTGAATCATACCAAAAATATAGTACAGTTACCTGTTCTCTTGCCTGTTTCAGGGTGATGTACTCTGATGTACAGAGTATCACTGTGTACAGTGACATGCATCCTGTGAAGAGTGAAAATTTGATTACTTTCCGTGCCTGAACTGCCGCACGTGGACTTCTCTGtagctttttatttctctgttagcAGACTTGTAAGAAAGATAAGACAGTGAGAATACACCAAAAACTTTGTCTcccaaaaacaccccaaaagTTTTGTCTAGCTGCAGTtctaaagatgaagaaaataacttaatttttccaAAGCTAGTCTGCCCATGCTTAGTGGCAATATGAATTCAGgaaattcaaatgagaaaaatcacATCTCCAAGGGAAATTTTGATTCATTTTAACTAACTAGAGTGATTTACAGAGTTCCAGCAGCTGGGGTATAGACAATAAACATAAATAGACTGGCCCAACTCTATTGTGTAAAAGATCATTATGGCTCTTGAACAGTTCTTTCTTTATGGAACAAACCCTTTCAGAGCCAGGATGATATTTCATGAACCAGTCCTTGATGAGATGAAGTCTGGCCTCTGACAAGTCATTCATATATTACAGGTGATAAAAAGAAGATGTGCAGGTGGCTTTTTAAGTACACCACTGCTTCTTAATGGAGAAATAATGTCAGTTTTGGAAGCAGCTGTTACTCGTGTTGTCAGCTGATGTGATAGCAAAAAACACAGGAGAATCTTTTGCATCAGTCTAATATGAGTTGGGACATTAAAACTATAGTCAGCCTACAGACAAGAAGATTTTTAACTCTGTTAACTCAAGAGGCTCTCTGAAATCATTGAAATAGTTTCACACTGTCCCTATGCTGCCTTGCTAAAAGCTGCACTAAAACTAGTcaaaatcaggttttttttttcatcctggtCAGACTCAGAGACCATGCTGAAATCAGTaagtttttttgtctttggatAAAGCCTTCTGATCTGCAGACAGTATTGGTTTGGCCAGCTCtcgtaattttttttaaagttcggTCTACTGGAAGCATCAGTTTGTGGAAAATCCGTGGTATATTTTTTACAGTAAGCTTTTAACTTTCATAGTTGTGgagaagaagatgaaaaatgtaactcagtgttttctttcaaaatgaaggATCTAGAATACCACAcccagtttatttctttttcatttcttttcttcttagcaTACTTCATATTTGTAGCAGCTTAAACAGTAAATTTTGATTGTCTGAGTTTGGCAATAACTCCATTTCTTTGGTCTGTAGGCTGCAGACACATGGAAGATAGAATAGCACATAGTTTCCTCTGCGTTAGCTGTCATGTGCTTTCTCTTCCATTTAGCAATGGACCCTACGCAGCATATGCTCCTGTAAGGAAAGAGCTGAGGTCATCCACAGCCCCTTTCGTTTCTGTCATTTCTGTCAAAAATGTTGTAACTTGAATGAACTCCGCAGAGGTGCTGGCTGATTTAATCCTTTCTAGGTACTCTACCCCAAGTGTTCCATACTGAGAAATACTATGTGTGTGGCTCTATCCATTTGGGTTCTGTACATCTGTACAGCATTTCACTTTATAGTGTAGGTGAACCTTTAGTACAACAGGATGCCAAGCCTCCCTCAGAGTGTCAGGGCCCAGAGCACATTCCCCACACCTCCTAAGGAtttggctgcctgggctcagggAGAGCTTAGATATGGTGCTCGGGAGCGGTTTTTAAGCTGAAACTCCTTGTATATGGTGCTTGCCTAAGCTGTGTTGCAGCCATTCCCATGCCTGGCTGTGTACCTTGTTGATCTGGACCCTGACCTTGACTCATGGACTTGATTTCCTGGCTTGATCTCAGACTCGCTTCATCATTATGTGCTTTGCTGGTGATCTGGACTGTTTGCTGTACTTGGGTACCGTCACTGGACCTGCTCTGTCCTTCTTGCTCAGTTACTGTGGGACTGCCACCTTACTGGTAAGGTcactgcctctgcctgccttctTGTCACCCTCAGCTCCTAGCTTGGTTTCCCTTGAGGAGtagcctgctcttgctgctcccagtCACAGAGTTGTTGGACAGCGAATAATTTTGCAGCAAGATAAGCCTAAGAGACTGAAGATTTTATCTACTCTTCACCCAGTGTTCCCATGTgctagaaaaaaatccatcttattAACAAGCATCTGATATTCTGCTATGCAGGAAAGTTTTATACGAACTGGTTGCCAGCAATAGCAAGGGGCAGGGCTTGAACGGTTTCAGAGATTCTTGTTTTGTATAATCCCTGAGAGTGAACCCTTTTTACTTACAGTGCTATTCTGCATGCTAATTGCCCAGTATTAATGGCTGATTCTGCCTCAGCCCATTTGAAAGCTGTTTATTCCTGCTGCTACTGGCTCTAGTGAGAGCTAGAGGCAGTTGTTTCTTCTGCAAATCGTTAACAGAGCTCAAATCCAAGTGTTGGGCACCGCATATTACAATCTAGTTCTTCCCTGTTCAGCTGCCTAAAGGGCACTGCACCGTTACTTCTTTCACAGGAAGAGGTAAGGACTTACTGTAAATCTTAAGTGATTACAACCAAAATCTTTAGATAGGTCAATG from Struthio camelus isolate bStrCam1 chromosome 5, bStrCam1.hap1, whole genome shotgun sequence includes the following:
- the LOC138067309 gene encoding spexin prohormone 2-like, producing MIQGSDSRRDRMKARTFVVCACAIFMVFLVVETWCAPKSKAAVRNWGPQSMLYLKGRYGRRYASDNEEQQYYKLNLDHFSYLSSTPMKFLNIRRRFTAPNMAIKYLE